One segment of Pseudanabaena sp. PCC 6802 DNA contains the following:
- the petC gene encoding cytochrome b6-f complex iron-sulfur subunit, whose protein sequence is MSQASVSGDVPSMGRRQFMNLLTGGAVGVTVLGALYPVVQYFVPPSSGGSGGGVTAKDALGNDVVASRFLAEHQPGDRTLAQGLKGDPTYIVVTDNKEIASFGINAVCTHLGCVVPWNVAENKFMCPCHGSQYNNEGKVVRGPAPLSLALVHAQVEDDKVQFTPWTETDFRTGEDPWWA, encoded by the coding sequence ATGAGTCAAGCTTCCGTATCTGGTGATGTGCCCAGCATGGGTCGTCGCCAATTCATGAACCTTTTAACAGGCGGCGCAGTCGGTGTCACGGTATTAGGCGCACTTTATCCTGTAGTGCAATACTTTGTCCCACCCTCTAGTGGTGGCAGTGGTGGCGGTGTTACTGCCAAAGATGCCCTGGGTAATGATGTGGTTGCTTCCCGATTTTTAGCAGAGCATCAACCTGGCGATCGCACCCTGGCTCAGGGCTTGAAGGGCGATCCCACTTACATTGTCGTCACTGATAACAAAGAAATTGCTTCCTTTGGCATTAATGCAGTTTGCACGCACTTAGGTTGCGTTGTGCCCTGGAATGTGGCGGAAAACAAGTTTATGTGTCCTTGTCATGGTTCTCAATACAACAATGAAGGTAAAGTAGTACGCGGCCCCGCACCTTTATCTTTGGCTCTAGTACACGCTCAGGTTGAGGATGATAAGGTACAGTTCACGCCCTGGACTGAAACTGATTTCCGCACTGGTGAAGATCCCTGGTGGGCTTAA
- a CDS encoding COP23 domain-containing protein, with the protein MTIKLVAKASLATIALLSSQSLMQGLTIEAGWAKPSDATPPVKPSNVTPPVKPSNATPLVKPSDVTPPVKPSDVTPPVKPSDVTPPVKPSDATPLVKPSGATPPVLTTFHCVQMGDASYATVARRGDRQTPPMILWRSTLGEYGQYTPQRRCQIVSDKFTRAVALNGGKLGGMSLTYGINNRQRVICHVNHFRESCNSENQLFTLRPSDYGRERQILEQLVNFSAKGSGTPVQQSGEIFYADLGDAIERFFSTKDAQTPTSTPSTQPLSTPKPLVPFKNPTTSKDNSI; encoded by the coding sequence ATGACCATCAAACTAGTTGCTAAGGCTTCACTTGCCACGATCGCCTTACTTAGCTCTCAGTCTTTAATGCAAGGGCTGACAATCGAAGCAGGCTGGGCAAAGCCCTCTGATGCAACTCCTCCAGTAAAGCCTTCCAATGTAACTCCTCCAGTAAAACCTTCCAATGCAACTCCTCTGGTAAAGCCTTCTGATGTAACTCCTCCAGTAAAGCCCTCTGATGTAACTCCTCCAGTAAAGCCCTCTGATGTAACTCCTCCAGTAAAGCCCTCTGATGCAACTCCTCTGGTAAAGCCCTCTGGTGCTACTCCTCCAGTACTCACAACTTTTCATTGCGTGCAAATGGGGGATGCATCATATGCTACAGTGGCGCGGCGCGGCGATCGCCAAACCCCTCCGATGATTTTGTGGAGGAGTACTTTGGGCGAGTACGGGCAATATACTCCCCAGCGTCGCTGCCAGATCGTGAGCGATAAGTTTACTCGTGCCGTTGCCCTCAATGGTGGCAAGCTAGGTGGCATGTCATTGACCTATGGCATCAATAATCGCCAGCGCGTGATTTGCCATGTCAATCATTTCAGAGAAAGCTGTAACTCCGAAAATCAATTATTTACGCTGCGTCCATCTGATTACGGCAGAGAACGTCAAATCCTGGAGCAGTTAGTCAACTTTAGTGCAAAAGGTTCGGGCACTCCCGTGCAGCAAAGTGGTGAAATATTCTACGCCGATTTAGGGGATGCCATCGAGCGCTTTTTCTCCACCAAGGACGCTCAAACTCCAACTTCTACCCCTTCAACCCAACCACTATCTACACCCAAACCACTGGTTCCCTTTAAAAATCCAACTACAAGTAAGGATAATTCGATCTAG
- a CDS encoding PhzF family phenazine biosynthesis protein, with protein MEYQIFTIDAFTQTAFSGNPAATVLVDKFPDDALMQKIAAEMNLSETVFAQPISPNAFHLRWFTPAAEVPLCGHATLAMSHYLKELRAIDLSSPLVFQTLSGDLVINLEGDRIVMDFPAVYPTPCDRQDLSLLESIMGNQPYECLGVADNVTVVLANESAVANFVPDFAAIAQLSVGRLTITAIADPEHPYDFVSRFFAPKVGINEDPVTGSAHCTLAPYWAKRLNKNPLQAKQLSQRTGDLEVEHIGDRVKLKGFAVTVLRGSLSI; from the coding sequence ATGGAATATCAAATATTTACGATTGATGCTTTCACCCAAACGGCATTTAGTGGCAATCCCGCTGCAACTGTCTTAGTGGATAAATTCCCTGACGATGCTCTGATGCAGAAAATTGCGGCTGAGATGAATTTGTCAGAAACCGTATTCGCCCAACCAATATCGCCAAATGCTTTCCATCTGCGGTGGTTTACCCCAGCCGCCGAAGTTCCCCTCTGCGGACACGCCACGTTAGCGATGTCCCATTACTTGAAAGAATTGAGAGCGATCGATCTAAGTTCACCTCTAGTATTTCAAACCCTCAGCGGCGATTTGGTAATTAACCTTGAGGGCGATCGCATCGTGATGGATTTTCCCGCCGTCTATCCCACACCATGCGATCGCCAAGATCTATCTCTCCTGGAAAGCATCATGGGAAATCAACCCTATGAGTGTTTGGGTGTCGCCGATAACGTCACTGTAGTTTTAGCCAACGAGTCTGCCGTTGCAAATTTCGTGCCGGATTTTGCCGCGATCGCCCAGCTATCGGTTGGCAGGTTGACTATTACAGCGATCGCCGATCCAGAACATCCCTATGATTTTGTATCCAGATTCTTCGCACCCAAAGTCGGTATTAATGAAGATCCCGTCACTGGCTCAGCTCATTGCACGTTAGCCCCATACTGGGCAAAGCGCCTGAATAAGAATCCACTACAGGCAAAACAGCTATCTCAACGCACGGGTGATTTGGAAGTCGAGCATATAGGTGACAGAGTAAAACTAAAGGGATTTGCCGTCACAGTTCTGCGAGGCAGTTTGTCGATCTAG
- the fbp gene encoding class 1 fructose-bisphosphatase, giving the protein MTEHIQLNAAQETALSRDFTTLSRHVLSHLGSYSPDAYDLSALMGRIGLAGKMISRHLSRAGLVEDALGVTGEVNVQGEAVKKMDQYANRVFIRAFEQSGLVCRLASEEMEKPYYIPENCPIGRYTLLFDPIDGSSNIDSNLAVGSIFSVRQQEGFDEGDAKDLLQNGHKQIAAGYILYGSSTMLAYSVGKGVHAFTLDPSLGEFILSQENLRIPAHGSTYSINEGNFCQWEESMRDYIRYIHRQPGYSGRYSGALVADIHRILFQGGVFLYPGTIDRPDGKLRLLYESAPLAYLVTQAGGRAITGKEDILDVVPQKLHARTPLIIGSPDDVTLVESFLTGQKDAIAAVG; this is encoded by the coding sequence ATGACAGAACATATCCAACTCAATGCCGCGCAAGAAACCGCTCTAAGTCGTGACTTTACTACGCTCTCACGACACGTACTCTCGCATCTTGGTTCCTACTCCCCCGATGCCTACGACTTGAGCGCGCTGATGGGTCGTATAGGTTTAGCGGGCAAAATGATTTCTCGGCACCTGAGCCGTGCCGGTTTAGTGGAAGATGCTTTGGGCGTGACGGGTGAAGTCAACGTGCAGGGCGAAGCAGTGAAGAAGATGGATCAATATGCTAACCGCGTGTTTATTCGTGCCTTTGAGCAAAGTGGCCTGGTTTGTCGGTTAGCATCAGAGGAGATGGAAAAACCGTACTATATCCCCGAGAATTGCCCCATTGGACGCTATACTCTCCTGTTCGATCCAATTGATGGTTCTAGCAACATCGATTCTAATCTAGCCGTAGGATCGATTTTCTCAGTCCGCCAGCAAGAAGGATTCGATGAGGGCGACGCAAAAGACTTGCTCCAAAACGGTCACAAACAGATTGCGGCAGGCTACATACTGTATGGTTCCAGTACAATGCTTGCTTATTCCGTTGGCAAAGGCGTACATGCTTTTACTTTAGACCCTAGCCTCGGCGAGTTTATTCTGTCTCAGGAAAACCTTCGCATTCCAGCGCACGGGTCTACCTACAGCATCAATGAGGGTAATTTTTGTCAGTGGGAAGAGTCCATGAGAGATTATATTCGCTACATTCATCGCCAGCCTGGCTATTCCGGGCGTTATTCCGGTGCCCTAGTAGCTGATATTCATCGCATCTTGTTTCAGGGCGGCGTGTTTTTGTATCCCGGCACGATCGATCGCCCTGATGGAAAACTGCGCCTGCTATATGAGTCGGCTCCATTGGCATACCTGGTGACACAAGCAGGCGGGCGGGCAATTACTGGGAAAGAAGACATTCTCGATGTGGTGCCGCAGAAGCTACATGCTCGTACGCCCCTGATTATTGGCAGTCCTGATGATGTTACATTGGTGGAATCGTTCTTAACTGGTCAAAAAGATGCGATCGCAGCGGTGGGCTAG
- a CDS encoding S1 family peptidase, producing MWLQILFRAATATVPFLAFLACSTSVQAQKLSDTEVNNVAQHVTVIIAEGLQEGDVEAQNEFNPGSGFIVAKLGNTYFAATNLHVALRPDAIYGIRTYDGKVHFSTNGKASSNLSKKGITSFPIIYFGEAGEDGKIKGFDLAVVGFQSDRDYPVAKVNLVDFNKNDRTFVFGWPDPGDRTPRRTCRFSPGNLQEILNPPNPNGGYGLLYSSETYIGMSGGPVFNDRGEIIGIHGRGKEPTVPFNQGIKARDLKSEAEKYKLQVFQSSIDPSSLAAIAPPPAACLIPNIYQDFTRDFKSAALGDKPSGGDGNILIPD from the coding sequence GTGTGGCTTCAAATTCTTTTTAGGGCAGCAACTGCGACTGTTCCCTTTCTCGCATTTCTTGCTTGCAGTACTTCTGTCCAAGCACAGAAGCTATCTGACACGGAAGTCAATAATGTCGCTCAGCACGTCACTGTGATTATTGCCGAGGGACTGCAAGAGGGAGATGTGGAAGCCCAAAATGAGTTTAATCCAGGCTCGGGTTTTATTGTCGCTAAATTAGGAAACACCTATTTTGCCGCGACTAATCTCCACGTTGCCCTGAGACCAGATGCGATCTATGGCATTCGCACCTATGATGGGAAAGTGCATTTTTCCACCAACGGCAAGGCTAGTAGTAACTTATCCAAAAAAGGCATTACTAGTTTCCCCATAATCTACTTTGGAGAAGCCGGTGAAGATGGCAAGATTAAAGGATTCGATCTGGCAGTTGTGGGATTTCAAAGCGATCGCGACTATCCGGTAGCAAAGGTTAATTTAGTCGATTTCAATAAAAACGATCGTACCTTTGTTTTTGGTTGGCCGGATCCCGGCGATCGCACCCCCCGACGGACATGTCGATTTTCTCCAGGCAATCTGCAAGAGATTTTAAATCCACCCAATCCCAACGGTGGCTATGGGCTGCTATATAGCTCTGAAACCTATATAGGAATGAGCGGTGGCCCTGTATTTAACGATCGAGGCGAGATTATTGGAATTCACGGACGCGGTAAGGAGCCTACAGTTCCATTCAATCAGGGAATTAAAGCTCGCGATCTAAAATCTGAAGCCGAGAAATATAAACTCCAGGTTTTTCAATCGTCGATCGACCCTAGTTCTCTCGCAGCGATCGCTCCACCTCCGGCAGCATGTCTTATTCCCAATATTTATCAGGACTTTACTAGAGATTTTAAGTCTGCTGCCTTGGGAGATAAGCCTTCAGGAGGTGATGGCAACATATTGATTCCCGATTAA
- a CDS encoding calcium-binding protein: MAISDILGFNQRFFQTGSPLITSPFPLGADFQSAGSQIVFSATARFLASSESGSNGYFPGQNIVVADFDSPSIELTFQNLPQTGSGEFSFDYVAPNVTDGQLSVEILDDRGQQIGFQFLPQTSGTYEIPFTTAENPYNPDITVQFRGTPSLIRIGGVRREFGIDNIRLTTDGDLPGNQPPDTITPPTITAQPGTTVQLTGLSGTDSDGTVTQFRITSLPAAEQGILFLGNFAADGAPVTLNQIIPADQINNLFFQANSNFSGASFTYAAIDNQNAQDLSPATVTINPGDISPPSGQPDAVNDRISPILTFNGTNGADNFDALTFPIRIDFSNVLTNDTPNGGTISGAQPIANGTVLLDVDNSQFVFTPDRGFPPSSFQYRLANSVGSDTATVTIATVAYVANGLAGNDSLAGSPGNDTIFGNTGDDNISGRGGNDGLLGGQGNDALVGGAGNDTLIGGFGGDELTGSNGADSFLYNSPDEGLDSSTETSDIITDFSASDGDRIVISASGFGGGLIAGGSLTNANSPSFIGQFYAAPGASLPFNTSNRFIYNTSSGNLYYDADGIASSGTILIATLQGAPQLTGGNFVVF; the protein is encoded by the coding sequence ATGGCAATTAGTGACATATTAGGTTTCAATCAGCGCTTTTTTCAAACAGGCTCTCCCTTAATTACTTCTCCCTTTCCCCTGGGAGCAGACTTCCAAAGCGCGGGATCTCAGATTGTTTTTTCAGCTACTGCGAGGTTTCTGGCTTCAAGTGAGAGTGGTAGTAACGGCTATTTCCCAGGTCAGAATATAGTCGTGGCAGACTTCGATAGTCCTTCGATCGAGTTAACATTCCAAAATTTGCCCCAAACAGGCTCAGGGGAATTTAGTTTTGACTATGTCGCACCTAATGTGACAGATGGACAACTGAGCGTTGAGATCTTGGACGATCGGGGTCAGCAGATTGGGTTTCAATTCTTACCACAAACCAGCGGCACCTATGAAATTCCTTTCACCACAGCAGAAAACCCCTACAATCCAGATATCACCGTACAATTTCGAGGAACCCCTAGCCTGATCCGAATTGGAGGTGTTCGACGCGAGTTTGGCATCGACAACATTCGACTCACAACCGATGGCGATCTCCCAGGCAACCAACCACCTGACACCATCACACCTCCCACAATTACGGCACAGCCTGGCACGACCGTACAACTGACCGGGCTAAGTGGGACTGACTCAGACGGGACTGTGACGCAATTTAGAATTACCAGCCTTCCCGCAGCAGAACAAGGGATTCTCTTTTTGGGGAACTTTGCTGCTGATGGCGCACCAGTTACGCTCAATCAGATAATTCCGGCTGACCAGATTAATAATTTATTTTTCCAGGCTAATTCTAACTTTAGCGGCGCGAGTTTTACCTATGCGGCGATAGATAATCAAAACGCTCAAGATTTATCTCCTGCCACGGTAACCATTAATCCTGGCGATATCTCACCACCATCGGGACAGCCTGATGCTGTAAATGACAGAATTTCTCCCATTCTTACCTTCAATGGAACTAATGGAGCTGATAATTTTGATGCCCTAACATTTCCAATTAGGATCGATTTCTCTAATGTCCTGACAAACGATACCCCAAATGGTGGTACTATTTCTGGCGCTCAACCTATTGCAAATGGCACGGTTTTGCTTGACGTTGACAACTCTCAATTTGTATTTACACCAGATCGAGGATTTCCACCGAGTAGTTTTCAATACAGGCTTGCTAACAGTGTCGGTTCGGATACCGCAACTGTCACCATAGCTACGGTCGCCTATGTGGCTAATGGACTGGCAGGTAACGATTCGCTGGCAGGAAGCCCTGGGAATGATACGATTTTTGGCAATACAGGGGATGATAATATTTCCGGTCGCGGAGGCAATGACGGTTTATTGGGCGGCCAGGGTAACGATGCTCTGGTGGGTGGTGCTGGCAATGATACGTTGATTGGTGGTTTTGGCGGTGATGAACTTACTGGTAGTAATGGAGCTGACAGTTTTCTATACAATTCACCTGATGAGGGGCTTGATAGTAGCACTGAAACTAGCGATATAATTACTGATTTTTCTGCTTCTGATGGCGATCGCATAGTCATTTCCGCCTCTGGGTTTGGTGGTGGATTGATCGCTGGCGGTTCTCTTACCAATGCTAACTCGCCAAGTTTTATCGGACAATTTTACGCCGCGCCTGGTGCAAGCCTACCATTTAATACTTCTAACAGGTTCATATATAACACTTCTAGCGGTAATCTCTATTACGACGCAGATGGGATTGCTTCGTCAGGCACTATACTAATTGCCACTTTGCAAGGTGCCCCCCAACTAACAGGTGGAAATTTTGTAGTTTTCTAA
- a CDS encoding apocytochrome f, producing MKKTLLAGLAALVLLLNGLFASPAQAYPYFAQEAYKNPREATGRVVCANCHLAQKPIELEIPQAVEPNTVFEAVVKIPYDHSKQQVTADGTKAGLNIGAVLMLPEGFKIAPEDRIPEELKEKTQDLFYQPYSDEQENIVIVGPISGDEYSEIVFPVLSPDPATDKNVHFLKYPVYAGGNRGRGQVYPTGQKSNNNQFAAPIAGRISQIAEIPVNEDEGIYGGYTVTIKSDDGKVATENIPAGPEIIVTEGQEVKAGEALTMNPNVGGFGQEDGEIVLQDPRRIQWLLAFFASVILSQIMLVLKKKQVEKVQAVEMKF from the coding sequence ATGAAGAAAACTTTATTAGCTGGGCTAGCAGCTCTAGTCCTCCTGCTAAATGGACTGTTTGCATCCCCAGCACAGGCTTACCCTTATTTTGCCCAAGAAGCATATAAAAATCCCCGAGAAGCTACGGGTAGAGTTGTCTGCGCCAACTGTCACCTGGCACAGAAACCAATTGAATTGGAAATACCGCAGGCGGTAGAACCTAACACCGTATTTGAGGCCGTAGTTAAGATTCCCTACGACCACAGTAAACAGCAGGTAACCGCAGATGGTACTAAGGCAGGGCTGAATATTGGTGCCGTTCTCATGCTACCGGAAGGCTTTAAAATCGCTCCTGAAGATCGCATTCCCGAAGAGCTTAAGGAAAAGACTCAAGATCTTTTCTACCAACCCTACAGTGACGAACAGGAAAATATTGTCATTGTTGGGCCTATATCCGGCGACGAATATTCTGAGATTGTCTTCCCAGTCCTGTCGCCCGATCCAGCGACCGACAAGAACGTACATTTCCTCAAATATCCCGTATATGCTGGTGGTAATCGCGGTCGCGGCCAGGTTTACCCCACAGGGCAAAAGAGCAACAATAACCAATTTGCGGCACCAATTGCTGGCAGAATCAGTCAGATTGCCGAAATTCCTGTAAATGAAGACGAGGGCATCTATGGCGGCTACACCGTCACGATTAAGTCCGATGATGGGAAAGTTGCCACGGAAAATATTCCAGCTGGCCCAGAGATAATTGTAACTGAAGGACAGGAAGTTAAGGCTGGTGAGGCTCTAACCATGAACCCCAACGTGGGAGGATTCGGACAAGAAGATGGCGAGATTGTCTTGCAAGATCCCAGGCGCATACAATGGTTGCTTGCCTTCTTTGCTTCTGTAATCCTTTCTCAAATCATGCTGGTTCTGAAGAAGAAGCAGGTAGAAAAAGTACAAGCAGTAGAAATGAAGTTCTAA
- a CDS encoding serine/threonine-protein kinase, translating to MALSYEKKPSRYRILGLVGRGQFGRVFCARNRKTGQIVALKELEQQKFPTSKFLRELRFLLSLEHENIVSCMALEHKSHKRYLVMDYCEAGTLRDLMNRQGYLAPREIVPLVLDILSGLEHAHNSNIIHCDLKPENVLLKLTPSGIQAKLSDFGIARLTQEITTMDSNNTGSPGYMAPERFYGQFSIASDLYAVGIILYELLLMARPFSGKPNDLRAAHINQRPRMPEGMPEALKAILTRSLEKLPSKRFASATQMRQELVAACNSLDIDRLDLSASIDPEELHPPISEIELSKAGECVKEYLLPGRVGSLATNEYHLFSSSNRQVKRQLISSLGQTEVIAEFESEVLEVVSTATLLFVVTERGIYALSADGAIAKSDDAKGNPISGSIGSRFQWAISPQGNWMATAFQDSLELRNLVHPKVTKLEFGDRAISAIAPLDRHHLVAIVSQTDSKESQIVLISRRGNVMWQVTLPSTVSRAVLSKVANRLLLIDGLSSERLMLVDLKPYRIHRIELAEQPGAIAATLWGYVIASTGTNSTSAQTPSSTVNLFDFEGMCVGKLIVDGQVTAIAPLNINTLAIAIERIDKHESEHKLYVVDLSKLDLDLIF from the coding sequence ATGGCCCTGAGTTATGAAAAGAAACCATCCAGGTATCGGATCTTGGGTCTGGTGGGAAGAGGACAGTTTGGTCGAGTCTTTTGCGCGCGCAATCGCAAAACTGGGCAGATAGTTGCACTAAAGGAACTGGAGCAGCAAAAGTTTCCTACGAGCAAATTTCTACGGGAACTACGTTTTTTGCTGAGTTTAGAACATGAAAATATTGTTTCGTGCATGGCGCTAGAGCATAAGTCGCACAAGCGCTATTTGGTAATGGACTACTGCGAGGCCGGAACGTTACGCGATTTAATGAATCGGCAGGGTTACTTAGCACCCCGAGAGATCGTGCCATTAGTCCTGGATATTCTGTCTGGACTAGAACACGCTCACAACTCTAATATTATCCACTGCGATCTTAAGCCTGAGAATGTATTGCTCAAGCTCACACCGTCTGGAATACAGGCAAAGCTGTCAGACTTTGGCATTGCACGCCTGACCCAGGAAATAACCACCATGGACTCCAACAATACCGGATCGCCAGGATACATGGCTCCGGAAAGATTTTACGGTCAGTTTTCGATCGCATCCGACCTTTATGCAGTTGGCATTATCCTTTACGAACTTTTGCTGATGGCGCGTCCGTTTTCTGGCAAGCCCAACGATCTCAGAGCAGCACATATCAACCAACGCCCCCGCATGCCTGAAGGTATGCCCGAAGCACTCAAAGCAATTTTGACCAGATCGCTAGAAAAGCTCCCATCCAAAAGATTTGCAAGCGCAACCCAGATGCGACAGGAGTTGGTTGCAGCTTGCAATTCCTTAGATATCGATCGGCTCGATCTATCTGCCTCGATCGATCCAGAGGAGCTACATCCGCCTATTTCTGAGATCGAGCTATCCAAAGCTGGTGAGTGCGTCAAGGAATATCTGTTACCTGGGCGGGTAGGATCTTTAGCAACAAATGAATATCATCTCTTCAGTTCCAGTAATCGGCAAGTAAAGCGGCAATTGATATCTTCCTTGGGACAAACTGAAGTAATTGCCGAGTTTGAGTCGGAAGTTCTAGAGGTAGTCAGTACTGCTACACTCCTATTTGTCGTAACAGAGCGAGGCATATACGCTTTAAGCGCTGACGGAGCTATTGCTAAAAGCGATGATGCTAAAGGGAATCCCATCTCAGGATCGATCGGATCTCGATTTCAGTGGGCAATTTCACCGCAAGGTAACTGGATGGCAACAGCATTTCAAGATAGTTTGGAACTGAGAAATTTAGTTCACCCTAAAGTCACTAAATTAGAGTTTGGAGATCGGGCGATCTCGGCGATCGCTCCACTAGATCGACATCATCTAGTTGCGATCGTTTCCCAAACAGATAGCAAAGAAAGCCAGATCGTGTTGATTTCGCGGCGCGGTAACGTGATGTGGCAGGTAACATTACCTTCAACCGTGTCGCGAGCAGTTTTGAGCAAAGTTGCAAATCGCCTGCTGCTAATCGACGGACTGTCCTCAGAACGTCTGATGTTAGTGGATTTAAAACCCTATCGCATCCACCGGATCGAACTTGCCGAGCAACCTGGTGCGATCGCAGCTACATTATGGGGTTACGTAATTGCCTCTACAGGCACTAATTCAACCTCCGCCCAAACTCCATCCAGTACGGTTAACTTGTTTGACTTTGAAGGTATGTGTGTAGGTAAGCTGATCGTGGATGGACAAGTTACGGCGATCGCGCCTCTGAATATCAATACTCTGGCGATCGCGATCGAACGCATTGACAAGCATGAGAGCGAGCATAAGCTCTATGTAGTAGATTTGAGCAAACTAGACCTAGATTTAATTTTTTAG
- a CDS encoding iron uptake porin — protein sequence MNKAQLVISGFLWLAVCTPAACWAEGVELDVQPDLQLDSQIVRTTPGDRSEPTTNQIEQNTPPNTASNIPPNTANQPALSQNLAAPSSLVQEIQQVNRGIESTQAQVTSVSQLSDVKPTDWAFTALQSLVERYGCIAGYPDRTYRGQRAMTRYEFAAGLNACLDKINEIITAGLADKVSKEDLAALRKLQEEFAAELAALKGRVDALESKTAEIESQQFSTTVKLGGEVIFGLAGATGASPGFSNPNIVFTSLARLGLTASFTGDDRLRVGLQAANFGSKGNPRDQSGLGFASGQALGTYMALLSYQSTTNNNFELEMLEYRFPAFGDRVVFTFRPVGFSLSTVLTANSPYFDNGRGSISRFGEASPLFKIGNLQAGAGFDWLLGDRVRLQVAYGTANSGNSTAIDPVTNRTISGGITGSDSSALGVQFLLKPADNVWTGIAYINGYSANGRLNTATGSVAADTSGVRGSATNPNGLDFTNAINQPSTINAISGTLNWAISPTVRLGAWGGWTFTNSQTSSAYANTTTWLLSLGFSDPFGREGDLLAFLFGQPPKLTQGRSPTGLNIADTATGLHYEVFYRYQVNKNISITPGFFFVTNPDHAAGANTILVGTIRTVFRF from the coding sequence ATGAACAAGGCACAATTAGTCATATCAGGTTTTCTGTGGCTTGCAGTATGTACACCTGCGGCTTGTTGGGCTGAAGGGGTCGAGCTAGATGTGCAGCCAGACTTGCAGTTAGACTCTCAGATCGTACGGACTACTCCAGGCGATCGCTCCGAGCCTACAACAAATCAAATCGAGCAAAATACTCCACCTAATACTGCGTCGAATATCCCGCCAAATACGGCAAATCAACCCGCACTCAGTCAAAATTTAGCTGCTCCGTCAAGCTTAGTTCAAGAGATTCAACAGGTAAATCGAGGCATTGAATCGACTCAGGCACAAGTAACTTCTGTCTCTCAACTTTCAGATGTCAAGCCGACGGATTGGGCATTTACGGCTCTGCAATCTCTGGTAGAACGGTACGGCTGTATAGCAGGTTATCCCGATCGCACCTATCGCGGTCAGCGTGCCATGACTCGTTATGAGTTTGCTGCCGGATTAAATGCTTGCCTGGATAAGATTAACGAAATTATTACAGCAGGGCTGGCAGATAAAGTCAGTAAAGAAGATCTCGCAGCACTACGAAAGCTACAAGAGGAATTTGCGGCGGAGCTAGCAGCCCTGAAAGGCAGAGTGGATGCGCTGGAGTCTAAGACAGCGGAAATAGAGTCGCAGCAATTCTCCACTACCGTCAAGTTGGGTGGCGAAGTGATTTTTGGACTTGCTGGTGCGACGGGTGCCAGTCCTGGCTTTAGCAACCCTAATATAGTCTTTACCAGCTTGGCGCGTCTCGGTCTAACGGCTTCATTTACGGGTGACGATCGCCTGCGTGTAGGTCTGCAAGCAGCGAATTTCGGCAGTAAGGGCAATCCCAGAGATCAATCGGGGCTTGGCTTTGCCAGCGGGCAAGCACTGGGTACCTATATGGCGCTGCTGTCCTATCAATCGACTACTAATAACAATTTTGAGTTGGAAATGCTGGAATATCGCTTTCCAGCATTTGGCGATCGCGTCGTATTTACGTTTAGACCAGTTGGCTTTAGCCTCAGCACCGTCCTGACAGCCAATTCGCCCTACTTTGACAATGGTAGAGGTTCGATATCGCGCTTTGGCGAAGCGAGTCCGCTATTTAAGATCGGCAACTTGCAAGCAGGTGCGGGGTTTGACTGGCTGCTGGGCGATCGCGTCAGGCTGCAAGTAGCATACGGTACGGCAAACTCTGGAAATTCAACTGCGATCGATCCAGTTACAAACAGAACTATTTCAGGCGGAATTACGGGTTCGGATAGCAGTGCCTTGGGCGTACAATTCTTACTCAAGCCTGCTGATAACGTTTGGACTGGCATTGCCTATATCAATGGCTACTCTGCCAATGGCAGGCTGAATACTGCTACAGGCAGCGTGGCAGCAGATACTAGTGGGGTACGCGGCAGTGCAACCAATCCAAATGGTCTGGATTTTACCAATGCGATTAATCAGCCTTCCACCATTAACGCGATTAGTGGCACCTTAAACTGGGCCATCTCTCCCACCGTGCGGCTAGGAGCATGGGGGGGATGGACTTTTACCAACTCACAAACATCCAGCGCCTATGCCAATACCACCACGTGGTTGCTATCTCTAGGTTTCTCCGATCCCTTTGGGCGAGAAGGCGATCTTTTAGCTTTTCTATTCGGTCAGCCACCCAAACTGACGCAGGGTAGAAGCCCCACCGGACTGAATATTGCTGACACTGCAACAGGGCTGCATTATGAGGTCTTCTATCGCTATCAGGTTAATAAAAATATTTCGATTACGCCTGGCTTCTTCTTTGTAACCAATCCAGATCATGCTGCTGGAGCCAACACCATTTTGGTGGGCACGATTCGTACAGTTTTTCGCTTCTAA